The Ochotona princeps isolate mOchPri1 chromosome 1, mOchPri1.hap1, whole genome shotgun sequence genome has a segment encoding these proteins:
- the LOC131481440 gene encoding protein FAM170A-like produces MHQNQKEDLGVRPSDRPLPQDVEQKSSTTWNDMCFHVHLANEPCSDALHMRKEQAMKIYYMYVKRQREANTVHNTQEGLLPPKKRARVQELSCTGKVHSEASCSSVLTEDMIIDSEASCDTVDEDDFEGEGPAELLALEERPRMKTPEWLLWPESGFKCMACCRVFPECSPA; encoded by the coding sequence ATGCATCAaaaccagaaggaagatctcgGTGTTAGACCCTCTGACAGGCCTTTACCCCAGGATGTGGAACAGAAGAGCTCCACCACCTGGAATGACATGTGTTTTCATGTGCACTTAGCCAATGAGCCCTGCTCAGATGCATTACATATGAGAAAGGAGCAGGCCATGAAAATATATTACATGTAtgttaaaaggcaaagagaggccAACACTGTACATAACACACAGGAAGGCTTGTTACCCCCCAAGAAGAGGGCAAGAGTGCAAGAACTGAGCTGCACTGGGAAAGTCCATTCGGAAGCCAGCTGTTCTTCTGTGCTTACAGAAGACATGATCATCGACAGTGAGGCCAGCTGTGACACTGTAGATGAAGACGATTTCGAGGGTGAGGGTCCAGCAGAGCTTCTAGCCCTGGAGGAGAGGCCCAGAATGAAGACACCtgagtggctgttgtggccagagaGTGGCTTTAAATGCATGGCCTGCTGCCGAGTGTTCCCCGAGTGTTCCCCAGCCTAG